A single window of Gemmatimonadota bacterium DNA harbors:
- a CDS encoding NAD-dependent epimerase/dehydratase family protein translates to MRDWSDRRVVVTGGGGFLGHHLVSRLSEAGARVTAPRSRDCDLLRPEEARELLAGSPDVVFHLAARVGGIQANRLRPADFFRDTLLMGLHVLEGARTGGAGVVVQAGTVCSYPAETSVPFREGALWDGYPERTNGPYGIAKRALIAGSDAYARQYDLRVVNLLLLNLYGEGDSFDPETSHVIPALIRKCLEAVESGATEVTVWGDGSATRGFLHVRDAVEGMLAAADAVPTPDPVNLGSPGEIRIAELARKIAKFCGFHGALRFDDSRPTGQVRRSLDCSRATELFGFCARTSLDDGLRRTIEAYRASRKCVSVPGAGA, encoded by the coding sequence ATGCGAGACTGGTCGGACAGACGCGTCGTCGTAACGGGCGGCGGCGGCTTTCTGGGGCACCATCTGGTGAGCCGACTGTCCGAGGCGGGGGCGCGTGTCACGGCTCCTCGTTCCCGGGATTGCGACCTCCTCCGGCCCGAGGAGGCGCGAGAACTTCTGGCCGGGTCGCCCGATGTCGTCTTCCATCTGGCGGCCCGCGTGGGCGGCATTCAGGCGAACCGGCTTCGGCCCGCGGACTTCTTCCGGGACACTCTCCTGATGGGGCTTCATGTGCTGGAGGGCGCGCGGACCGGGGGAGCGGGCGTGGTCGTCCAGGCCGGGACGGTGTGCAGCTATCCGGCGGAGACTTCCGTTCCGTTCCGCGAAGGCGCGCTCTGGGACGGCTATCCGGAGAGAACCAACGGTCCTTATGGCATCGCCAAGCGCGCGCTGATCGCCGGATCCGACGCCTATGCGCGGCAGTATGATCTTCGCGTGGTGAACCTGTTGCTCCTGAATCTGTATGGAGAAGGAGACTCGTTCGACCCGGAGACTTCCCATGTGATTCCCGCGTTGATCCGCAAGTGTCTGGAGGCGGTGGAGTCCGGAGCGACGGAGGTCACCGTCTGGGGAGACGGGTCGGCGACCCGAGGCTTCCTCCATGTTCGGGATGCGGTGGAGGGGATGCTGGCCGCAGCGGATGCGGTCCCGACTCCGGACCCGGTCAATCTGGGGTCGCCGGGGGAGATCCGCATTGCGGAGCTCGCAAGGAAGATCGCGAAGTTCTGCGGGTTTCATGGAGCGCTCCGTTTCGACGATTCGCGCCCCACAGGGCAGGTTCGGCGTTCGCTTGACTGTTCCCGGGCGACCGAGCTTTTCGGGTTTTGCGCCCGAACCTCGCTGGACGACGGCCTTCGCCGGACGATCGAGGCGTACCGTGCGTCCCGGAAGTGCGTCAGTGTTCCCGGGGCCGGTGCGTGA
- a CDS encoding glycosyltransferase family 39 protein, with amino-acid sequence MNGLKSRDAARRLAWIVVVSLAVKVAFLPVVADMECTGDQCSFLHAARAVLAGDGFDYGTDDWSEGHTPPLFVLFLAGLLGLSGGSLSAVRFAQVVVSCGTVVLVFHLARRWVSPRGALLASAGVAIYPNFIAYTQYAFTETVFSCLLAALVLSLVRLQERGRIRDAVLIGALFGIAALFRSMVLYLLLPVGAWVLFGARREGWRALVRAAVIVFVMLTVISPWAAYNRARFGKSLLLATNAGNVVYRNLNHFPPENYDYRAFRRTEWRPDQRPWVRSRAENPVDRYQEDIRAGMTFALENPATTARYAWIKLRGLWNPGSFLLRYLHSGVYGEVNAGMIALWTVLAVGSFMLAVLAGTLGIAGARAGPLRVAVLLVIAYWLAIHGMTLGMSRYRLPLMVFFLLGAGAFLDDPRGCLRRLRGRPLTMAALVPWGILLVSSWLLYAPILWGGDRAG; translated from the coding sequence ATGAACGGGCTGAAGAGTCGGGACGCCGCGCGCCGTCTCGCGTGGATCGTGGTCGTGTCGCTGGCGGTGAAGGTGGCCTTTCTTCCGGTTGTGGCCGACATGGAGTGCACCGGGGACCAGTGCTCCTTTCTTCATGCGGCGCGCGCCGTTCTGGCGGGGGACGGCTTCGACTACGGAACCGACGACTGGAGCGAGGGGCACACGCCTCCGCTCTTCGTGCTCTTCCTTGCCGGGCTGCTCGGACTGAGCGGCGGAAGCCTCTCGGCCGTGCGGTTCGCGCAGGTGGTGGTGAGCTGCGGTACGGTCGTGCTTGTCTTCCATCTGGCCCGAAGATGGGTGAGTCCGCGCGGAGCGCTCCTGGCCTCGGCAGGCGTGGCGATCTATCCGAACTTCATCGCCTATACCCAGTACGCATTCACTGAGACGGTGTTTTCGTGTCTGCTGGCGGCGCTGGTGTTGTCTCTGGTGCGCCTTCAGGAGCGAGGGCGCATTCGAGACGCGGTTCTGATCGGCGCGCTCTTCGGGATTGCCGCGCTCTTTCGATCGATGGTGCTCTATCTGCTTCTGCCCGTGGGCGCGTGGGTTCTCTTCGGGGCGCGCCGCGAAGGGTGGCGCGCGCTGGTCCGGGCGGCCGTCATCGTGTTCGTGATGCTGACCGTCATTTCTCCGTGGGCGGCATACAACAGGGCGCGCTTCGGGAAGAGTCTCCTTCTGGCGACGAATGCGGGCAATGTCGTCTACAGGAATCTCAATCACTTCCCTCCCGAGAACTACGATTACCGGGCCTTCCGCCGGACGGAGTGGCGTCCGGATCAGCGTCCATGGGTTCGTTCGCGGGCGGAGAATCCGGTGGACCGTTACCAGGAGGACATTCGGGCTGGCATGACCTTCGCTCTGGAAAACCCCGCCACGACGGCGCGCTACGCATGGATCAAACTGCGTGGGCTCTGGAACCCGGGGTCGTTTCTCCTGCGCTATCTTCACAGCGGTGTCTATGGGGAAGTGAACGCGGGGATGATCGCGTTGTGGACCGTTCTCGCGGTGGGGAGCTTCATGCTGGCGGTCCTCGCCGGGACGCTGGGGATCGCGGGGGCGCGCGCCGGGCCACTCCGTGTCGCGGTGCTTCTTGTGATCGCGTACTGGCTGGCGATTCACGGAATGACGCTGGGGATGTCCCGCTACCGGCTTCCGCTCATGGTGTTCTTCCTCCTGGGGGCGGGGGCGTTTCTCGATGATCCGCGAGGCTGTCTGCGGCGCCTCCGGGGACGCCCGCTGACGATGGCGGCCCTCGTGCCGTGGGGGATTCTACTGGTGTCGTCGTGGTTGCTGTACGCGCCGATTCTATGGGGCGGAGACCGAGCGGGATGA
- a CDS encoding M3 family metallopeptidase: MRLFAFRFLPALLIMASGAHASASPNRAPLMAYTTVDSLAIVSGCEAARQAADELLAAVAGVPDAVRTWDNTMRPLDRTGGILGEAFGRLAFLGYVAEDEVLRDTARGQEELLDKYEVACGFREDIYRAVEAYSRTEEAASLTGERRRFLKLELRDFRRNGFGLGKETRNAVEEMKNRLVEIGLEFDRNLAEWEDGIEVPPDRTGGLSESYLETLDQDSRGNYLVSLDYPELVPFMENSLDEDLRKELTRMNWNSTYPENLELLEEAIALRDRVATTLEYESWAHYRLEIRMAGNPDAVDEFLVDLAEKLRPKFDQDMALLYDRFGEEDANGTVDYWDWRHYHTRLLRTDYRVDPEEVAQYFPLGRVLDGLFSITQEMFSLVYREVEDPDAWHADVQLFEVSEAATGDLIGYFYTDLFPRSGKFSHAAAFTLRSGGHDEAGRRIIPVSAIVANVTKPTDDAPSLLTHDEVETMFHEFGHILHQILTRAETIRFAGSSTERDFVEAPSQNLEHWIWEPDVLARFAGHHETGEPIPRGMVESMVAAKNLNEGIRALRQVFYASLDMAYHAPGETKNTTDILEELHPICGFPPLPGTHLQAGFGHLFGYDAGYYGYLWSKVYGDDMYTAFRDAGILNPEVGMRYRKEILEKGGTLDGGDLIRNFLGREPNNRAFLEELGLEVD; encoded by the coding sequence GTGAGACTGTTCGCTTTCCGCTTCCTGCCCGCTCTCCTCATCATGGCGTCGGGCGCACACGCCTCCGCCTCTCCGAACCGCGCTCCCTTGATGGCGTATACGACCGTCGACTCCCTGGCCATCGTGTCCGGATGCGAAGCCGCTCGCCAGGCGGCGGACGAACTCCTGGCCGCCGTCGCCGGAGTCCCGGACGCCGTGCGCACCTGGGACAACACGATGCGTCCCCTCGACCGCACGGGGGGAATCCTGGGCGAAGCGTTCGGGCGCCTCGCGTTCCTTGGCTATGTCGCCGAGGACGAAGTGCTCCGCGACACGGCCCGGGGGCAGGAGGAACTGCTGGACAAGTACGAGGTCGCGTGTGGCTTCCGCGAAGACATCTACCGGGCGGTCGAAGCCTATTCCCGTACCGAAGAGGCGGCGAGCCTCACCGGTGAACGAAGGCGGTTTCTCAAGCTCGAACTCCGGGACTTTCGCCGCAACGGCTTCGGTCTCGGCAAGGAAACCCGGAATGCCGTCGAGGAAATGAAGAACCGACTCGTGGAGATCGGCCTCGAGTTCGACCGGAATCTGGCGGAGTGGGAAGACGGTATCGAGGTTCCGCCGGATCGGACAGGGGGGCTCTCCGAGAGCTATCTGGAGACTCTGGATCAGGACTCCCGGGGCAACTACCTGGTGAGTCTCGACTACCCGGAGCTGGTCCCGTTCATGGAGAACTCCCTCGACGAGGACCTTCGCAAAGAGCTCACTCGAATGAACTGGAACTCCACCTACCCGGAGAATCTGGAACTGCTGGAAGAGGCGATCGCTCTGCGCGACCGCGTGGCCACGACGCTGGAGTATGAATCCTGGGCGCACTACCGCCTGGAGATTCGCATGGCGGGGAACCCGGACGCGGTGGATGAGTTCCTTGTGGATCTTGCCGAGAAGCTCCGCCCGAAGTTCGATCAGGACATGGCACTCCTTTACGACCGCTTCGGCGAGGAAGACGCAAACGGCACGGTGGACTACTGGGACTGGCGCCATTACCACACGCGCCTCCTGCGAACGGACTACCGGGTGGACCCGGAGGAGGTCGCGCAGTACTTCCCGCTGGGCCGCGTTCTCGACGGACTCTTCTCCATCACGCAGGAGATGTTCTCGCTGGTGTACCGGGAGGTCGAGGATCCGGACGCGTGGCACGCGGATGTGCAGCTCTTTGAAGTGAGCGAGGCGGCGACCGGAGATCTGATCGGCTACTTCTACACGGACCTCTTCCCGCGCAGTGGGAAGTTCTCACACGCGGCCGCCTTCACGCTCCGAAGCGGCGGACACGACGAAGCCGGGCGGCGCATCATCCCGGTGTCGGCCATCGTGGCGAATGTCACCAAGCCTACCGATGACGCCCCTTCCCTCCTCACGCACGACGAGGTGGAGACGATGTTCCACGAGTTCGGACACATCCTCCACCAGATCCTGACGCGCGCGGAGACCATCCGTTTCGCGGGTTCCTCCACCGAGAGGGACTTCGTGGAGGCTCCCTCTCAGAATCTGGAACACTGGATCTGGGAACCGGATGTGCTGGCACGGTTCGCCGGGCACCATGAAACGGGAGAACCGATCCCGCGGGGAATGGTGGAGTCCATGGTCGCGGCCAAGAACCTGAACGAGGGAATCCGCGCGCTCCGGCAGGTCTTCTACGCCTCGCTGGACATGGCATACCACGCACCCGGCGAGACCAAGAACACCACCGACATCCTGGAGGAGCTGCACCCCATCTGCGGATTCCCGCCGCTGCCGGGGACGCATCTTCAGGCGGGCTTCGGGCACCTGTTCGGATACGATGCCGGCTACTACGGCTACCTCTGGTCGAAGGTCTATGGAGACGACATGTACACGGCCTTCCGCGACGCGGGAATCCTGAACCCCGAAGTGGGAATGCGCTACCGGAAGGAGATCCTCGAAAAGGGCGGAACTCTCGACGGAGGCGACCTGATCCGGAACTTCCTCGGGCGTGAACCGAACAACCGCGCCTTCCTGGAAGAACTCGGTCTGGAAGTGGACTGA
- a CDS encoding DUF2270 domain-containing protein, with translation MPSDSEIPPLSDCPPSRVDLERGALTRAEYISAMVHFYRGEMHRATAWRLRLDNTTNWAILSTGGLLTFSFGHPGSSHLVLLLGQVLLFSFLWIESRRYRFFDVWRSRVRKIEENFLNPLLTRRLESPDPLWGDDVAMDLSHPKFKMSRWHALHQRFRSNYVVLFLVMFVAWLSKLFIHPVPTRALADVTERMEVGIVPWWITVVAVWLAYTVLAFIYLVPGSATALHGQHWGLGEEVQEEQ, from the coding sequence ATGCCGTCAGATTCCGAGATTCCGCCCTTGTCCGACTGTCCTCCGAGCCGTGTGGATCTGGAGCGCGGGGCTCTCACTCGCGCTGAGTACATCTCGGCCATGGTTCACTTCTACCGGGGAGAGATGCACCGGGCCACCGCGTGGCGGCTTCGCCTCGACAACACGACCAACTGGGCCATTCTCTCCACGGGCGGTCTCCTCACATTCTCTTTCGGCCATCCCGGTTCCAGCCATCTCGTTCTCCTGCTCGGACAGGTCCTGCTCTTCTCGTTCCTGTGGATCGAGTCGCGCCGGTACCGGTTCTTCGATGTCTGGCGCAGCCGCGTCCGCAAGATCGAGGAGAACTTCCTCAACCCGCTCCTCACGCGCCGGCTGGAGTCTCCGGACCCGCTCTGGGGAGATGATGTCGCCATGGACCTCTCGCACCCCAAGTTCAAGATGAGCCGGTGGCACGCGCTCCATCAACGATTCCGCTCGAACTATGTCGTGCTCTTCCTGGTGATGTTCGTTGCGTGGCTGTCCAAGCTCTTCATCCATCCGGTTCCGACGCGCGCCCTTGCGGATGTCACGGAGCGCATGGAGGTCGGCATCGTGCCATGGTGGATCACGGTCGTGGCCGTGTGGCTTGCGTATACCGTACTGGCGTTTATTTATCTGGTCCCCGGATCCGCCACCGCCCTTCACGGACAGCACTGGGGGCTCGGCGAGGAGGTTCAGGAGGAGCAGTAA
- a CDS encoding MraY family glycosyltransferase, producing the protein MAGFQFVLLAASFAAAFVAVPVVRRFGRAIGLLDEPHSRKLQRVPVPRTGGIGVVAGFSVGVCLLPEGAFSPGVVALLTGGAIIHLTGILDDRFDLAPWAKLTGQALAGLAAIAGGVVLREVAIPGGAVWHLGVLAGPVTLFLFLGFINAINLADGLDGLAAGVVLVGALAVAWVVTVSGNPVIASLALALAGATAGFLPHNFFRGRTFLGDSGSMLIGYLLGGTAIAGSGGASGTAPLFAALAAVALPVLDTATTIVRRHRRGQGVFAADSMHLHHRLIRAGLGPRRAVAVILAITAVIAGQTVASLSGGGVVLRIASLLPAAFLCATWKRRVARPVTDDAGFREVLLYLLGARDGHGPRLRGDLEIVDIVRANEAREGAAEVASAAGEPTPSWEAGSRLRAG; encoded by the coding sequence ATGGCCGGATTCCAGTTCGTACTTCTGGCAGCGTCGTTCGCTGCGGCATTCGTGGCCGTCCCTGTCGTCAGGCGGTTCGGGCGGGCCATCGGTCTTCTTGACGAACCGCACTCCCGAAAGTTGCAGCGCGTTCCCGTGCCTCGCACCGGTGGCATTGGGGTGGTAGCCGGGTTTTCGGTCGGAGTGTGTCTTCTCCCCGAAGGCGCGTTCTCCCCGGGCGTGGTTGCGTTGCTGACGGGCGGCGCCATCATTCACCTCACCGGCATTCTCGACGACCGATTCGACCTGGCGCCCTGGGCGAAGCTCACGGGGCAGGCTCTGGCGGGCCTTGCGGCGATTGCCGGCGGCGTGGTGCTGCGAGAGGTGGCCATTCCCGGTGGAGCGGTCTGGCATCTCGGCGTCCTTGCCGGGCCTGTCACCCTCTTCCTGTTTCTCGGGTTCATCAACGCCATCAACCTTGCGGACGGTCTGGACGGCCTGGCGGCCGGTGTCGTTCTGGTGGGTGCACTCGCGGTCGCGTGGGTGGTGACGGTCTCCGGCAACCCGGTCATTGCATCGCTCGCACTCGCCCTGGCCGGTGCAACGGCGGGCTTTCTCCCGCACAACTTCTTCCGCGGGCGGACCTTCCTGGGGGACTCAGGGAGTATGCTGATCGGATACCTTCTCGGGGGGACGGCCATTGCCGGCTCCGGGGGCGCGTCCGGCACCGCTCCGCTGTTTGCGGCACTTGCCGCCGTGGCGCTTCCGGTGCTCGATACGGCGACAACGATCGTGCGACGGCACCGCAGGGGACAGGGTGTCTTCGCAGCCGACTCCATGCATCTGCACCACCGGCTGATTCGTGCGGGATTGGGTCCGCGGCGCGCGGTGGCGGTCATTCTGGCGATCACCGCCGTGATTGCGGGGCAGACGGTGGCGTCGCTCTCAGGGGGCGGGGTCGTACTGCGGATCGCGAGTCTTCTTCCTGCGGCGTTTCTCTGCGCGACCTGGAAGCGGCGTGTCGCGCGGCCGGTCACCGACGACGCGGGGTTCCGGGAGGTCCTCCTCTACCTTCTTGGAGCGCGGGACGGCCACGGGCCGAGACTTCGCGGAGATCTGGAGATCGTGGATATCGTGCGGGCGAATGAGGCTCGGGAGGGAGCAGCCGAGGTGGCTTCCGCGGCGGGAGAACCCACTCCGTCGTGGGAGGCCGGATCCAGGCTTCGCGCGGGATAG
- a CDS encoding sulfatase, with translation MISRAVFRVAWVAFASAAVLLSGCESAPPAPGVVVILVDTLRPDRLGCYGADRPTSPSIDRLASESVRFARARATAPWTLPSAASLLTGLYPSAHGARTTRSMIREDAVLLAEVFRAEGFATGAVVSHVFVGSKFGFGRGFDVFLEAEAQGHSHISTDGVTREAIALLEEYAASGASFFLLVHYFDPHDAYLDFEGADFAKGPPGRIGSGMALSEVRWLPDGLSPDEERRLRDLYDEEILRTDGGIGRLLNAVDTTGLSARTTVLLTADHGEEFHEHGRRGHGRTVYEELMRVPLMVREPGGTPGTVDAPVSLASVAPSLLELAGLDPAALGAQTPSLVPYLRGETVDAPDRILCESDYVAPERLRALVSGRYKLVRELTTGSSALYDLVADPGELRDLSGASPQVTARMEAELEQELRRVVRAGRGRGVSLTPEKEEMLRGLGYVE, from the coding sequence ATGATTTCTCGCGCCGTGTTTCGTGTCGCGTGGGTGGCCTTCGCGTCGGCGGCGGTCCTTCTGTCCGGCTGCGAGAGCGCGCCCCCGGCGCCCGGCGTGGTCGTGATTCTCGTGGACACCCTGAGGCCGGATCGCCTGGGCTGCTACGGGGCGGACCGCCCGACCTCGCCCTCCATCGACCGCCTCGCGTCGGAGTCCGTGCGGTTTGCCCGGGCCCGGGCGACAGCGCCATGGACGCTCCCCTCGGCGGCGTCTCTGTTGACCGGACTCTATCCGTCCGCACATGGCGCCCGCACCACGCGCAGCATGATCCGGGAGGACGCGGTGCTCCTGGCGGAGGTCTTTCGCGCGGAGGGGTTTGCGACCGGGGCCGTGGTAAGCCATGTGTTCGTGGGGTCGAAGTTCGGGTTCGGGCGTGGATTCGATGTCTTTCTGGAGGCGGAGGCGCAGGGGCATTCGCACATTTCGACCGACGGCGTCACGCGGGAGGCGATCGCCCTTCTGGAAGAGTATGCGGCGAGTGGCGCGTCGTTCTTCCTGCTTGTGCACTACTTTGATCCGCACGATGCATACCTGGATTTCGAAGGCGCGGACTTCGCGAAGGGGCCGCCGGGGAGGATCGGATCGGGGATGGCGCTGTCCGAAGTGCGGTGGTTGCCCGACGGGCTGAGTCCGGATGAGGAGCGCCGTCTTCGCGATCTCTACGACGAGGAGATTCTCCGGACCGACGGAGGAATCGGCCGGTTGCTGAACGCGGTGGACACCACCGGGCTGTCAGCGAGAACCACCGTCCTCCTGACGGCGGATCACGGCGAGGAGTTTCACGAACACGGGCGACGGGGACATGGCCGGACGGTCTATGAAGAACTGATGCGCGTGCCCCTGATGGTGCGGGAACCGGGCGGGACGCCGGGGACCGTGGACGCGCCGGTGTCGCTGGCGTCGGTGGCGCCTTCGCTGCTGGAACTTGCGGGGCTGGATCCCGCGGCGCTCGGGGCGCAGACGCCTTCGCTGGTTCCGTATCTTCGCGGGGAGACGGTGGATGCGCCGGACCGGATCCTCTGCGAAAGCGACTATGTCGCTCCGGAACGGTTGCGCGCGCTCGTGAGCGGCCGCTACAAACTGGTGCGGGAACTCACCACAGGGTCGTCGGCTCTCTATGACCTGGTCGCGGACCCCGGGGAGTTGCGCGATCTCTCCGGGGCGAGCCCGCAAGTGACCGCGCGCATGGAGGCGGAACTCGAACAGGAACTTCGCCGGGTCGTCCGGGCGGGACGGGGGCGAGGCGTTTCTCTCACACCGGAGAAGGAGGAGATGCTCCGCGGTCTCGGATATGTGGAATGA
- a CDS encoding GDSL-type esterase/lipase family protein — protein MRPRIALWTIIAWTLLGGIALATTPIDPADPGILYTGRWSADNPSEPWSYWMGSSIAARFEGTSLIATMNAGWWGSPDYLRVIIDGDVAGSTKIAVGTSTGSVLLAWGLPDTTHSVEIIKETDVGYWTFLGFGLDDGSGLAAPPARPSRRIEFYGDSNLAGWSLEHEENASGDHLRGSYRGYAGIVSRMFDAEYQNVSRGGARISDIHGVFDRVDYWSATPIWDFADSPPDVVVVGLGANDVGRPKFAIKSDYHAFLDALRATHPDAHIVLYNGWGWDYDEPANYTHEVIAERVDPNLSYAVFPWLFEQWHGCEYDHAGMAQILADHLSAVLGWVPGPRDVMNGFGMNGDLANGGFEEQAPFGGYGWRYSTHSGTSRVSDPAGAAEGEHYLRLSGGGSSHQPIPASGGDTFDLTVWMRGGTAGDEANITMDFRDQEMWTSPLQTATEAFSLTTDWQEYTMTATAPSAGANPVYHMRVTFAAGAASTVDIDDAGMATATGVAALGPVSGRAGLSASPSPFGESTEIRFSLSEAGPVMLAVFDVRGRRVRHLIRDGEYEAGVHRMRWDGRDHAGHLLPAGVYFARLKSAAQEETRKLLLVY, from the coding sequence ATGCGCCCCAGAATCGCACTATGGACGATCATCGCCTGGACTCTTCTCGGCGGAATCGCGCTTGCCACCACCCCGATCGACCCCGCGGATCCCGGCATCCTCTACACGGGCCGCTGGAGCGCGGACAACCCGTCGGAGCCGTGGTCCTACTGGATGGGTTCGTCGATCGCCGCCCGCTTCGAAGGGACCAGCCTCATCGCCACGATGAACGCGGGATGGTGGGGGAGCCCGGACTACCTGCGCGTCATCATCGACGGAGATGTCGCCGGTTCCACGAAGATCGCGGTCGGGACGAGCACGGGGTCGGTGCTGCTGGCATGGGGATTGCCCGACACGACTCACTCAGTGGAGATCATCAAGGAAACGGATGTCGGCTACTGGACTTTCCTCGGGTTCGGCCTGGATGACGGAAGCGGGCTGGCCGCGCCCCCGGCCCGGCCGTCACGACGAATCGAGTTCTACGGAGACTCGAATCTGGCGGGGTGGTCGCTGGAGCACGAGGAGAACGCGAGCGGCGATCATCTTCGCGGCAGCTACCGGGGGTATGCGGGGATCGTTTCCCGGATGTTCGACGCGGAGTACCAGAATGTCTCGCGGGGAGGCGCCCGCATCTCCGACATTCACGGAGTGTTCGATCGCGTGGACTACTGGTCCGCAACCCCGATCTGGGACTTTGCGGACTCTCCGCCGGATGTCGTGGTGGTTGGACTGGGCGCCAATGATGTGGGACGCCCGAAGTTCGCCATCAAGAGCGACTACCATGCGTTTCTGGATGCGCTCAGGGCCACGCACCCGGACGCGCACATCGTGCTGTACAACGGTTGGGGCTGGGACTACGACGAACCGGCCAACTACACGCACGAAGTCATCGCGGAGCGGGTCGATCCGAACCTGTCGTATGCGGTGTTCCCGTGGCTCTTTGAGCAGTGGCACGGCTGCGAATACGACCATGCGGGCATGGCTCAGATTCTGGCGGATCACCTGAGCGCGGTCCTGGGCTGGGTGCCGGGTCCGCGGGATGTGATGAATGGATTCGGAATGAATGGAGATCTCGCGAACGGCGGCTTTGAAGAGCAGGCGCCCTTCGGGGGATACGGCTGGCGGTATTCCACGCACTCCGGCACGAGCCGGGTTTCGGATCCGGCGGGAGCGGCCGAAGGAGAGCACTATCTCCGCCTTTCGGGCGGGGGTTCTTCGCACCAGCCGATTCCCGCTTCGGGCGGGGACACCTTCGATCTGACGGTCTGGATGCGAGGCGGCACGGCGGGTGACGAGGCGAACATCACCATGGACTTCCGGGATCAGGAGATGTGGACCTCGCCTCTTCAGACGGCCACCGAGGCCTTCTCCCTGACGACAGACTGGCAGGAGTACACCATGACGGCCACGGCACCCTCAGCCGGGGCCAACCCCGTATACCATATGCGGGTCACCTTTGCGGCGGGTGCGGCGAGCACGGTGGACATCGACGACGCGGGAATGGCGACGGCCACGGGCGTTGCGGCTCTCGGCCCGGTTTCCGGGCGCGCGGGGCTTTCGGCGAGTCCAAGCCCTTTCGGCGAGTCCACGGAGATTCGGTTCTCGTTGTCGGAAGCGGGCCCGGTGATGCTGGCCGTCTTTGATGTCCGGGGTCGGCGTGTCCGCCACCTGATTCGCGACGGGGAGTATGAGGCGGGAGTGCATCGGATGAGATGGGATGGCCGCGATCACGCCGGGCACCTGCTTCCCGCCGGGGTGTACTTCGCACGGCTGAAGTCGGCGGCTCAGGAAGAAACGCGCAAGCTCCTCCTCGTTTATTGA
- a CDS encoding glycosyltransferase family 4 protein, producing the protein MSRVSHWPMHILLVNQHYPPESGATGVLAEALAAELVARGHSVTVVAGHSGGVPGSVDCDGVRVLRHRVPERGAGGIRRLAHYAAFAARLAILRNPGRVDVVLAFSSTPVLGGIGAVLLARRLGAPLVYGVQDLHPEGALAMGVLRDGAATAMATRLDGIAWRAAARIVLVGECLRVGAAPRGIARRAPVVIPNWADTTRVVPADPGPHRRRLGIDSEAFLVGYSGNVGRAQDFDTILAAARILGREGGPRSIRFLITGDGVRAEEIRREADALPNVMIIPPVSGTQLCESLAAVSLSLVPLRAGLGSCCVPSKVYSALASGRPVAGILEGGNDAARMIHEADCGFCVPPGDSISLAARIRELATQPDRADEMGRNARSYAEANGGLDRAACRYEAVLRRAIL; encoded by the coding sequence GTGAGTCGCGTGTCCCACTGGCCGATGCACATCCTTCTTGTGAACCAGCACTACCCTCCGGAGAGCGGGGCCACGGGGGTTCTGGCGGAGGCGCTCGCCGCGGAGCTCGTGGCGCGCGGGCACTCGGTGACCGTGGTGGCGGGGCACTCCGGCGGGGTGCCGGGGTCTGTCGACTGCGACGGCGTGCGTGTTCTGAGGCATCGCGTGCCCGAGAGGGGCGCCGGAGGAATCAGGCGGCTGGCACATTACGCCGCGTTTGCCGCGCGCCTTGCGATTCTTCGCAACCCCGGCCGGGTGGATGTCGTCCTGGCGTTTTCCTCGACGCCCGTGCTCGGGGGCATCGGTGCGGTGCTTCTTGCACGGCGCCTTGGTGCTCCCCTGGTGTATGGCGTGCAGGACCTGCATCCGGAGGGGGCGCTCGCCATGGGTGTTCTTCGGGACGGCGCCGCCACCGCGATGGCCACGCGCCTCGACGGAATCGCCTGGCGTGCGGCCGCTCGCATCGTTCTGGTGGGGGAGTGCCTTCGCGTGGGGGCCGCCCCCCGGGGAATCGCACGCCGGGCTCCGGTCGTGATCCCGAACTGGGCCGATACGACGCGGGTCGTCCCCGCCGATCCCGGGCCGCACCGCCGCCGCCTGGGAATCGACTCGGAGGCCTTCCTGGTGGGGTACTCGGGGAATGTCGGACGGGCGCAGGATTTCGACACGATCCTCGCGGCGGCGCGAATCCTCGGGCGTGAGGGTGGTCCCCGGTCGATTCGCTTTCTGATCACGGGCGACGGCGTTCGGGCGGAGGAGATCCGGAGGGAGGCGGACGCGCTCCCGAATGTCATGATCATCCCGCCCGTGTCCGGTACGCAGCTCTGCGAATCGCTGGCCGCGGTCAGTCTTTCGCTGGTGCCACTTCGCGCGGGTCTGGGTTCCTGCTGCGTTCCAAGCAAGGTGTACTCCGCACTCGCCTCCGGTCGGCCGGTCGCCGGGATTCTGGAGGGCGGGAACGACGCCGCGCGCATGATCCACGAGGCGGACTGCGGGTTCTGTGTGCCGCCCGGCGATTCCATTTCGCTTGCTGCGCGCATTCGCGAACTTGCCACGCAACCCGATCGCGCGGACGAGATGGGTCGGAACGCGAGATCGTATGCCGAAGCGAACGGCGGGCTCGATCGCGCGGCTTGCCGGTACGAAGCGGTTCTTCGACGCGCGATCCTGTGA